A single Corticium candelabrum chromosome 16, ooCorCand1.1, whole genome shotgun sequence DNA region contains:
- the LOC134192588 gene encoding uncharacterized protein LOC134192588 isoform X1, which translates to MASRGYTWSGKTDYSLPSDGSFISVLKLWNCETVYLVKLESAKIRLAYSTLHGRRLFCLAIYKLYCRFNPTPHCIKHISQHKTYARSYSRTLILFSSSTISFACCSIIRRKPSASVSVTFLTINIFSSRGSLDYIHILINCTCR; encoded by the exons atggcttctcgagg atacacgtggagtggaaagacagactactcattgcctagcgatggaagttttatcag CGTTCTGaaactgtggaactgtgaaactgtgtatcttgtcaaactagagtcagcaaaaattcgtctagcctactcaacccttcatggaaggcg gtTGTTTTGTCTAGCAATATACAAGTTATATTGCCGGTtcaatccaactccacactgtatcaagcacatttctcaacacaaaacct atgcaaggtcttactcgagaactctaatcttgttttcaagttccactatttcatttgcttgctgttcaattatccgacgcaaaccatcagcttcagtctcagtgacatttttgacaatcaacatcttcagtTCTAGAGGATCACTAGACTACATACAtatcttgatcaactgcacctgcagatga
- the LOC134192588 gene encoding uncharacterized protein LOC134192588 isoform X2, translating to MASRGYTWSGKTDYSLPSDGSFIRVSKNSSSLLNPSWKAVVLSSNIQVILPVQSNSTLYQAHFSTQNLCKVLLENSNLVFKFHYFICLLFNYPTQTISFSLSDIFDNQHLQF from the exons atggcttctcgagg atacacgtggagtggaaagacagactactcattgcctagcgatggaagttttatcag agtcagcaaaaattcgtctagcctactcaacccttcatggaaggcg gtTGTTTTGTCTAGCAATATACAAGTTATATTGCCGGTtcaatccaactccacactgtatcaagcacatttctcaacacaaaacct atgcaaggtcttactcgagaactctaatcttgttttcaagttccactatttcatttgcttgctgttcaattatccgacgcaaaccatcagcttcagtctcagtgacatttttgacaatcaacatcttcagtTCTAG
- the LOC134192268 gene encoding eukaryotic translation initiation factor 3 subunit J-like, translating to MSWDDEDFEPLSVSGGIGHEWEGEDEDLSKVKDSWDAPSDEETRESKQTVTLEKKKPKAERVAEKKKERRLHEQAEAEEKKESKRQLTAEEEFTEKQRRRKLQEESDLKVAQDLFGDAANSSETKGACSIDDMNPTDDEGFKQLREALVKKITRYERRLEFVSFLENLCRDCCAGLNSESVRQIASALSTLAQEKQRQSKTGTKAKKKGKGPAIGKASAKFDYTAYDDEVGDEFGDFM from the exons ATGTCTTGGG ATGATGAAGACTTTGAGCCGCTTAGTGTTTCCGGTGGAATAGGGCATGAGTGGGAAGGAGAGGACGAAGACCTCAGTAAAGTGAAG GACAGCTGGGATGCTCCTAGCGATGAAGAAACGAGAGAATCGAAGCAAACAG TAActttagaaaagaaaaaacCGAAAGCAGAACGAGTAGCCGAGAAAAAGAAGGAGCGAAGACTACATGAACAGGCGGAAGCAGAAGAAAAGAag GAAAGCAAACGGCAGCTAACAGCAGAAGAGGAATTCACCGAAAAACAGCGACGACGGAA ACTGCAAGAAGAGTCAGACCTTAAAGTAGCACAAGATTTGTTTG GCGATGCAGCTAACTCATCAGAGACGAAGGGTGCATGTTCAATAGATGACATGAATCCAACAGATGATGAAGGATTTAAGCAGCTGAGAGAGGCTTTAGTAAAGAAGATTACTCGTTATGAG AGAAGATTGGagtttgtttcatttctgGAGAATTTATGTCGAGACTGCTGTGCAGGAT TGAACTCAGAGAGTGTGAGGCAAATAGCAAGTGCTCTGAGTACGTTAGCACAAGAGAAGCAGAGACAGTCGAAG ACGGGAACCAAAGCCAAAAAGAAAGGGAAAGGACCTGCTATAGGGAAAGCGTCGGCCAAATTTGACTATACAGCGTATGATGATGAAGTGGGAGATGAGTTTGGAGACTTCATGTAG
- the LOC134192267 gene encoding snRNA-activating protein complex subunit 3-like: MSRGVVTSVDGCNEISPILSVREFFDKCRLSLNREALDCQPPDEEISFESLAAALGVQEETVRQLSDICHEDKLVCPARPEYLEDFDVVNDGIPEGVDLMSLREVKRLQEKKKPVKSRAKNEKEINHMPSEELQKMFGTQVQKFEPIEKPEVVLTITVYQANNMRVHREYLFLSSQPLYALRDCVVCDSDNIVSTDHSENPWDTDAQIRNKDVCKSAFLFIENIFYIDKRDPTARDYSRVIMDWASRRSLKTPNVGNMTSRLMEGVTFRDINIRLGFPYLYCHQGSCEHLVIFKDIRLLHCSDPQNRLLYPCMTFRTREYKTRCMICRIYLARWITVNDELAMQDPSFFCKKCFDALHYTEDGQKVCKFEAYPIMNPEKNQEN; this comes from the exons ATGTCGAGGGGCGTGGTGACTTCTGTTGATGGATGCAACGAAATATCACCTATTCTCTCTGTTAGAGAGTTTTTCGATAAGTGCCGTCTCTCGTTAAACCGAGAAGCTTTGGATTGTCAACCACCAGATGAAGAGATAAGTTTCGAGAGTTTGGCTGCAGCATTGGGCGTGCAAGAGGAGACAGTGAGACAGCTCAGCGATATTTGCCA TGAAGACAAGTTGGTGTGTCCTGCTCGGCCAGAATATCTGGAAGACTTTGATGTTGTGAATGATGGTATTCCTGAAGGTGTTGATCTGATGTCTCTGAG GGAGGTAAAGCGTTTACAAGAAAAGAAGAAACCTGTAAAGAGTCGGGCGAAGAACGAAAAGGAAATCAACCATATGCCATCAGAA GAGCTTCAGAAAATGTTTGGAACTCAGGTGCAGAAATTTGAGCCGATAGAAAAGCCTGAAGTCGTTCTGACTATCACTGTCTATCAAGCAAACAAT ATGAGAGTTCACCGAGAGTACCTTTTCTTGTCTAGCCAG CCGTTATATGCCCTAAGAGACTGTGTTGTCTGCGACAGTGACAACATCGTATCGACAGACCACAGTGAGAATCCGTGGGACACCGATGCTCAGATAAGAAATAAA GATGTTTGCAAGTCGGCCTTTCTATTCATTGAGAACATCTTCTATATTGACAAGCGAGATCCAACAGCAAGAGATTACAGCCG AGTAATCATGGACTGGGCTTCTCGTCGCTCACTAAAAACTCCAAATGTTGGCAATATGACGTCTCGTCTCATGGAAGGTGTCACTTTTCGAGATATCAATATCAGACTCGGATTTCCATATCTCTACTGTCACCAAGGCTCTTGTGAACACCTTGTCATTTTCAAAGATATCAG GTTGTTGCATTGCAGCGACCCCCAGAATAGACTGCTATATCCATGTATGACATTTAGAACACGAGAGTACAAAACAAGATGCATGATATGCAGGATATACCTAGCAAG ATGGATTACGGTCAACGACGAATTGGCAATGCAAGATCCGAGCTTTTTCTGTAAGAAATGCTTCGATGCCTTACACTACACAGAAGACGGACAGAAAGTGTGTAAGTTTGAAGCCTATCCTATTATGAATCCTGAGAAAAACCAAGAAAATTAG